The following nucleotide sequence is from Euleptes europaea isolate rEulEur1 chromosome 3, rEulEur1.hap1, whole genome shotgun sequence.
TGCACAGGGAGCGGTAACACTGGCGCTCCAGGGGGCGGCTGGCCTGGCACGACGGGCGCACCGGGCATGATCGGCGCGGCGGGCGCACCTGGCCCGATCGGTGCGGCAGGCGCACCGGGTCCCCCGCCAGGTGCCTGGGGTGGATGTTGCGGAGCTGGCTGTGGAGGCTGGGTAGGATCCAGTGGAACAGGGGCGTTTTGAGCCCGTTACAACTGTTCATTCTCGCGGAGCagttgttccatctgttcctGTAGATGGTTTACCTGGTCAGCCAATTCCCGGTTCTGGCTCCGCAAGAAATAAGTGTCATCGCGGATCCCTCCGGTACGCCTGGATTGGCTGACCCGGAGGTCGGAGGCCCAGTGGGATCCGTCGCCATATAAGTCCTTGTCGTCGGATAAGTCCGACTCGGGGTATTGTTCAGCAAGGCGCCGGGCACGTTGCGTGGCGCGAGACGGGACGAacgttggggagaaagagggtcCGAAAGGGAACCCTGATCCCACAGGTCCCTTGAGACACACGTCTTTCGCATTTGCCTTGGCGCGTTCGGCTGCCAACTGCTGCTCTCTGTccttgtcagcctgagccttggctGCCGCTAATGCCGCTTCCTGCCGTTGTTCCTCGGCCCGTTGGTTTGCGAGCGCTTGGTCCGTTTCCAGCTTCAAAGCGAAAGCTGCAGTGACCAACGGAAGAGCTTCTCGCTACAGAAGGGTGAGGAGCGGGGCCTGATACTGTCCAAGTAGAGGTTGCACCTggacagccaaggcagctgccccagcgcCAAACGACGGAGTCAACAGTTGCATTAAGTCGGCCACCGTAGTTGTGGTCAAGGGTAGATCCACAAATAGTAACGCAGTCCGAATAGCGATGGCGTGTGCCTCGGCTTCACAAACTTTAGGATCAGGAACCAGGGTCTGCGGCTGTTGTCCCGCCATGTCGCGGAGCGAGTCGGGTAGGTCCGGAACCACCGCTTGATCCTGTTGCAAAGTCAATTTCGCTAACAAACGAGTCAGGAGAACCAAGTCCTCTTTCGCCTCCCGTACCTCTTCCAACAACCCGTCCAGGGCTAAGAGGTCGTGATGGGCTGCACGGTCTGCGTCCTCAGATGACCAGGGCGTCGTTTCCATAAGGCAGCGCCACTGATGCCGAAGAAGACCCACTAGGTGGTTAATTTCCGCATCAGTCTGTAAAGCTTCTACTAGCACATCATGCAGCAGAATAGGGTCTTCAGGAAAGACAGAAGATCCCACTAATAGAGTCCAACGGggttaagtcctccaggattccaggcATGGAACCCGTGCTCGGGGAGACGCGACCTCCACCCGAGATGTAGGCGAACCCTTCAGGGCTCCAGCTACGCTGATGAATAGGGTGATTCTTGgcttaatgtaagcccttggcccgaagaatccccaaaagcaacaacccagacaggtagtcctaaggcaagttgactttattggaaaaatcaaacgggttaacagtgcttgcaaactaactaagccaagaatggctggcaggcgcaaatcagtaatatatattagcatagctgatatggcaggttggcatagtaactcagtttcccatgggagaggaatgcacgagataaagtgtccgttagaacaacaaagagaggcagctgcgagaagccacgagaaagtcataacacctcagaggagccgaggagccgaacaggcccgctcctgacagtCAACTCCTATACATTCCTGCCCAGGacctaagatcacagggagaggcctcctgactgtcccatcaatcagagAATCTCATTTGGCGGGTacatgagacagggccttttcggtggtagCCCCACAGTTATAAAACAACCTGACCCCCTCACTTCCAGTCTTTAGGAGACGGCTGAAGATGGTTTAAtgtaggactgcatttgattaaagaaGTCCTAAACTGTGACTTTAAATTTTGGTTGTATGTATTTGTATGTActcttattttatgtattttatttatattgtaagctgccttgagctccgtaaggaagaaaagtggctaaaaagtgttttaaatacATGAACAAATCAGTCAATAATGGCAACGctttctgcagtcactccattggcttcTCATCAGCCACAAGCTCAATTCAAAATGGCCAATCAAAATGAAATGTTTCATGGactggaccctcatatctgcaggaccgcctctctttCTCTGCTCTACCACTTTGCTCATCGGAGTAGTGCCTTCTGCAGGTAccaccagcatggcatagtggtttggagcggtagactctaatctagagaaccaggtttgattctccactcctccacatgagcagcagaatttgatctggtgaaccaggttggtttccccactcctacacatgaagcctgctgggttgccttgggctagtcacagttctctctgaactctctcacagccactttgagatgccttaaaaggtagagaaagtcggcatataaaaaccaactgttcttcttcaaaCAGGCCAGAACAATACCTGCTTGTACGCATGTctcctctgttgtggcccccaccttgtgcaGTGCCCTCCCTTCTGGCATTCCGCAATCcattaaaacagaattgttccagaaagtattttttataaaggtGATAGGTTATATTACAATGGGAACGGTTCATGAGATATTTCAAGTAAGGGAATTGGTCTGGGGCACTTCAGTACTGAATGGTATATATGTTATCTGTTGCAATATACATTATCTTGTTCTCGGTGGATTGCATTTCTACTTATGCAATACAGTTTTACTGCTTCTTTAAAATTTCATGCTTAATTACTTATGCTTTGTTCCAATTTCTGATTGTTTCAGACTTCTGCAATCCCAGTCCTGTCTCATTACTTTTCAGAggtctcatcctgttgattgccTTACacagtaatccaccttgagtctcaataagaaaggcagaatataaatagcataaataactaataaaataaaacaactaGATTCAAATCCACAAGCACCtgtgagaccaacaagattttcggggtataagcttttgagggtaGAAGCAGGCTAGAGAAGCTTGGACTCTTGAAAACTTGTACTCCGAAAATCTTGTCCGTCTGTAAAGTGctagtggacttgaatctagctgttctcctgcagactAACACtgcaaccctctgaaactaataAAAGAAAAGGTTGCTGTTCTGTTTTGGGAGACACCCATTCATTCCAGTTGGGAGCATGACTCCCCATCCTGAGAACTCTGGCTTTAAAATGTTCCTTCATAGGCTGGAGCATATGCAGAGACATTCTGAGCACGTATCAGAACCGATGGTCTCCAGCCCGAACCACTTTGCATTCCTTCCCCCATTTCCTGAGCCATCCTGATATTTTTCTgtgggctttctttctttctttctttctttctttctttctttctttctttctttctttctttctttctttctttctttctttctttctttctttctttctttctttctttctttgtcttttACCTTTTTTCGACCAAGATAAAAGGAAGGTTTATGACTGAGTTTTGACCAGAATCAATTTCATTAGCGTTATTTAAAGTTCTAAAAATACCAAGGGCCAGACTGCTGCCTTTGTTCCAATAATGGGTTTTATCGGCAATTGCTGATGTCCATTATGTGCCCTTAATGCCACAATATTCAGTCGCTTGGTGCAGTTCAGTTCCTTCATATTCAATAATTGCTTTGTGGGTGGAAGTGATTTTCCTATGGCTGCCTTAAGCGAGGCTTTCTCAAATGGCACTTAGCCGCCAGGAGCAAAGGTAGACAAAGAGCACAGATAGGAGACAGTCAACAagcgggggaaggggagggagagatccGCAAGGGAGTACAGTTCTCCACCTGTGCCTTTAGCACTTTGCACAAGAGAACAGGGAGTTTCAAGAGCTacaccttttctttctcctcccgcCTCATgcggggtgggggttgggggttgggaggAATTAAGCCTCCTcttctgcaccattttcccaatctgaaacagcTGCAGGAAGCTGGGATTTAACCTGTCGGGGAAGCACGTGGGCACAGCTGGTGGTTgaaagtgctgtcatgtcacagccaGCTGATGGTGACCCCATATCCAttgttaaggcaagagatgaacggaggtggttttgccctcgcctgcctctgcggagtGACCCGGGACTTCCTGCAagtcctcccatccaagtaccagccagggCCCAGCctagttagcttctgagatctattgaggttgggctagcctgggccatccaggtcagagcatgggAACATCTAGGGTTACTCGAAGGCTTGAGAAAAACTCcctgggacctagggttgccaacctccaggtggtggctggaaatcccctgggattacaactgatctccagctgatagagatcagtttgcctggagaaaatggctgctttggaaggtggactctatggcataccctgctgaggtccttcccctcctcaaaccccaacctcctcaggttccaccccaataatctccaggtatttcccaacccagagctggcaaccctactgggaccaAATGGTCAAAGCAGGGCTCAAGCCTTCCCGCTCTTGGTGGCGCAGTCTTCATCACTACCGAACACCCACTCCCATCGggaaactgcatttttaaaaaagctgccgCCTCTGATCATTGCGTCTGGTTCAGCGCTGATAGCAGGTAACAGTTGCAGGCATCAAATAAGAAGCAAGAGCAGCATTCGCATCTATTGCTCACTGAATTAGGTAACGGAGGACGggtgggggggcttattttttctGTGCTTCAGGTCAGGGGGTGGACTTTGGAGTTGGGGCAACAGCGAGCCCGCAACCTTGGCCAGCGCAGGACATGATGGAGGAGCACAGAGTGGAGGGCCCGTCCAAAGTCCTTCTTCCTCAGGGCGTAGATGAGGGGGTTGGCCAGGGAGTTCATGTGGGACAGCAAGACAGCTAAGCGGTCCAGTGACTGGTAGGTCGGGCAGCTGGGGCACAGGAGCTGGAGGCAGTAGATGACATGCAAGGGCAACCAGCAAATGCAGAAGACCCCTACCAAGAGGAAGAGGGTGCGGGCTGtctgtatttcccccctcttcgTTGCCCACAGAGCTTGGGACTGGTGGAAATGGCCACGGACGACCCGGAAGAGGTCAGTGTAGATGCCCAGCATGGCTGCCAGGGGCAGCAGGGTGCAGGTGAAAAAGACAAAGTAGACCAGGTACTCAGGGCTGAAAACAGATGTGAAGGAGCAGCGGCCGATGTGCCCATGATGGACCCCGCTGTCGTTGAAGACCTGGCGAGGGCCTGGATAAACCTTGGAGAGGAAGCCCGTGTAAGGAAGGTCGTGGGCGAGGATGACGAAGGCAGCCCTCTCGGAGGCGAAGCTGAATGCCACGGTCCGGTTTCTGGCTTCCACGTACTGCTCGAAGCGGTTCCAGCCCATCATTGGGGAGAGACCTATCAGGAGGGACAGAAACCAGCAGAAGGCCACGAGGACCATCACCCGTCGCTTCTTCATGTGCGTGGCATAACTGGACAAGGAAAAAAACCTCATCAGTGTCACATGTTAGCCAGATCGTCCTCTCTTCCTACCACCACCCATCACTTGGTCACCTCTTGGGAGCCGAGGACCCTGGCCCCAGCCACACAAAGGGGCCTTTATCCACCACAGCTGCCTGCCGAGCAGGAAGACTCATCCTGAAGACCTGAACAGCAGTGGTGCaagttttttatttattcattttcttcacttcgcttttctcctcaatggggacccagagtcgCTTGCGacattctcccatcctccatcttatcctcacaacaaatccATGTGGTAgacagccagcctggtgtagcggttaacagcagtagttaggagcggcagaggctaatctggtgaactggacttgtttccccactcctacacaggcagccagctgggtgaccttgggccagtcacagttctcttagagctctctcagccccacctaccccaccgggtgtctgttgtggggaggggaagggaaggtgattgtaagccagtttgattcttccttaagtggtagagaaagttggcatataaaaaccaactcttctttttcttccaggtttttatatattatttgtttttttatagtctgcctttcttaggAAGACTCATTACACAAAGTAAAGCAATGCAATCAAAAGGATGACGTATCTGGAGGGCAAGGGCCAAGATCTCCCCTCAAGCttccatggaggagtggggatttatACCTTCCTTcttcgacactctaaccactacaccgcactgcctCTCTGCATACACCTGCCATAACTCAGGGATAGGGCCAGCATAGGGCCTGGTTCTCATTACAGGCCCATCTGAGGCAGGGCTTAGCATGGGTAGAGTTGTCAACCTTcaggggggcctggagatctcccagagttacaactgaccttcagactacgtagatcccctggagaaaatggtgtaatctatagggttgccaagtgccaggtggtggcaggcaaacccccaccccccgccaatccacctggctgcccgccgaccagctgagtgtCAGTGGGCAACGTGCACACCCGTGCCTGCCCGAggcaccacatcacttctggtttacacccagaagcgccacattgcagggggccgtttaccactccaactcccagtctgagtggcAAAGGCCCCGTTGCAATgtagcacttctgggtgtaaaccggacgTGCCGCAATCACGCCGGCGCGACCACACACGAtcgcacctcacctccaccccgaaaacctcccgccagaggagaggagggacctggtaagcctagtaaTCCATGGTGTTATACtctactgagatccctcccctccctaaggttgccaggtgcctgttaatggcaggcaattgcccaccaattaaccggCCTGCCCACtgtccctcagctggctggcgggggaaacaggccagctaaagagtGGCAAAATAAAGTCCCTTCCGAGGTAAAGCCAGAAGCTACGGGGACGCTCTAGTACGTCCCTTaaaaactctatagaaaccatagagtttttggaggaatatgctactTCTGGGTTTGAAGcatattcctcccaaaactctatggtttccatagagttttttagggacatgctagaggGTTCCCATTACTTCCAGGTTTCATGCTGCGTGCTCACAAATCGGCCCCCTCACCAaagctcctgctgatggcaaggggagacctggcaaccctatccctaaaccctgccttgctcagactccacccaagggttgccaagtctgggtggaaattcctggagatttgaaggtggagcctaggaagagcAGGGTGTGGAGGGGCCTCAGGggtctataatgccatagaccatcctccacaacagccattttcttcagaggaactgatctctgttgtctggagatcagctctaattccaggagatctccaggccccacctggaggttagcaaccatgtgtgtgtgtaaagtgccttcaagtcgcagccaacctatggcgacccctttttggggttttcatggcaagagactaacagaggtggtttgccagtgccttcctgtgcacagcaaccctggacttccttggtggtctcccatccaaatactaaccagggctggccctgcttcgcttctgagatctgacgaaatcaggctagcctgggccatccaggtcagggcatactccaccccaaatctccaggaattttccaagacaTAGTTGGTAATTCTAACTGATGGGGCTATCAGTGGGCTGCATGCAGGTCTCCTGGAAGCCAAAATGGCAATATAAGGTCATGTCCACATGACCACCACCATTAGTCCTTCCTTGAAAACTCTCTGGGGGAAACAAAACACCCTTACAATCTGCCTGCATACTAGGCAAGCTGGTTACTGATACCCATTTCTTATGTGGCTTCCCTGTTACGAAAGAATGCCTTGTGGGGTCTGCATTTGCAGAGCCCCTCGCCGGACTTACCTGTTAGGCAGCCGGATTTTCAGGTGCGCATTAACGGCAATGACCAGCAGGAGGAGGATGGAGAACTGGGTGGTGACCAGCGGGAAACAAGTGAGGAAGAGGCACGTGTAGAAGCACAGGGTGTACCCCATGCTGAGCACCATGGAGAAAGGGATGGCCAGGGCCCCCACGCCCAGGTCAGCCAGCGCCAGGCACAAGAGCAGACAGTTAGTGACGTGCCTCAGTTCTTTGTGCAGGTAGACGGTGGCGCACACCAGCAGGTTGGTGGAGATGATGGCCACGGCTAGGAGGCCCTCAAGAACCACAAAACCTAAGTACATGTCCATGGTGGGCCACGTTGCTGTTGTAGACCACGTGGTCACCAAATATGTGGCTTCCACGTCCCAGCAAAGGAATAACCTTCTTAAACACAATGGTTGCCTCTAAGAACCAGATGTTTTCAgagttgctgttgtttttgatCTGCTGAGAATATCTGGGATCCAAGTTCGGACAGCCACTTCTGTCTCTCTGCCTCGTCTTTTCCAACACGTCTGTCCCACTCTCTCCCAGGCCGCTGCGACAGCAATAAGCCCGCCCCATCTCTGTTTGCAGAGTGTCCTGGTGGCAAATAAATCAAACTGTGCGCAGGTATGAGGCGGCTCTTTATGCGGGCTGATGCATTTTCCACGCATGGATTGAAGGCGCCTCTCACTAAGGCAGGGCAATCAATGTTCTGG
It contains:
- the LOC130475824 gene encoding adenosine receptor A2b-like codes for the protein MDMYLGFVVLEGLLAVAIISTNLLVCATVYLHKELRHVTNCLLLCLALADLGVGALAIPFSMVLSMGYTLCFYTCLFLTCFPLVTTQFSILLLLVIAVNAHLKIRLPNSYATHMKKRRVMVLVAFCWFLSLLIGLSPMMGWNRFEQYVEARNRTVAFSFASERAAFVILAHDLPYTGFLSKVYPGPRQVFNDSGVHHGHIGRCSFTSVFSPEYLVYFVFFTCTLLPLAAMLGIYTDLFRVVRGHFHQSQALWATKRGEIQTARTLFLLVGVFCICWLPLHVIYCLQLLCPSCPTYQSLDRLAVLLSHMNSLANPLIYALRKKDFGRALHSVLLHHVLRWPRLRARCCPNSKVHPLT